From Leptospiraceae bacterium:
TATCATTTTAGGTAATACAGAAGAATATATATGAAAAAAAAACTTATTCTGTCGCAATCCTCTAAGTCGAGGGAAAGACATTATCATCTATTAGGGCAAAGATACCTAGATACTAAAGATAATGATATGTCGCAATCCTCTAAGTCGAGGAAAGACATTATCATGAATTGGAGATGGTAGAATTCGCATGAAAATAATCCAAAGTCGCAATCCTCTAAGTCGAGGGAAAGACATTTATCATATACGAAAGGCAAGACGATTGAAACATACTGTTTAGGAGAAGTCGCAATCCTCTAAGTCGAGGGAAAGACATTATCATGAAAGATAAAAATGCGTTAGTTGCCATAGATTAGTATTTAGTCGCAATCCTCTAAGTCGAGGAAAGACATTATCATTTACTTGCTCAGTTGGGGATAAGAAGTATATACCTAGTCGCAATCCTCTAAGTCGAGGGAAAGACATTATCATAGTAGCTTCCACAAGTCCATTAAAACCAATCCTATTCCTAGATACAACCCATTTTAAATTGAGATTCCCTTTTCTAGTCTTGTTTTTAGCTTCTTTGAGGTAAGAGAAAAAACAGGGCTTCATTATATTGGAAATCCTTTTTTCTGCAAAGAACGTTACTGTATTTTCGAATTCAAATCCTCCTCTTTGACCACAAAAGGGTTTAGTCAATAAATTGCAGCCCATTCGGAGATAAGGGAAACGGGAAATTTCTAATCTAGTGAAATTATTCTGTAATAGCATTATAAATATCTAACCTTTTGGAAACTTGGTGTTGTTTGTCTAAGATTTTTTTTAGACAGGATGAACAAGATTCACAGGATTTTAATTTCTTTTTTTATCTTCATCTTGTTTATCTTGTAAATCTTGTCTAAGATTCTTTTAGACAGGATTTATACTTTCAAAAGAAATAAGCATCATCTACTTTGCAAATCTCCCCTTCTCCATGAATTTGAATTTCTCTTTCCGCAAGTTCATTGAGAGGATAAATCCGAAGAGTCTTCTGCTTCGATAAACCATTTTTAATTTTCTTTAGCATATGGTCAGCTCTTCTTTTTTGTGAAGTCTAAGTTCGAATACAGACTTTTGGACACGGTTTCCATAACCTTGAAGTATCTTGACTACTTTGGCTCTGCGCTTATCACCCATTTTCCCCGAAGGAAGTCATAGCAGATAAGATAGAGTTTACCCTGCTGCATTCATATCCTTTGACTTGGAAAATTCTTTTAGAGAAATTACACTTCCATCTGTAAAAACTTTTTCATCCACTCCCGTTTGAAATTTCACCCAATCTAAAAGCTCGCCTCGCATATAAAGATAATCTCTATTTTCCTTTAATTCATTGTGCAATAGCGGATAGAATTTCTTACGACTTAGATCATTCAGATAATACCCATTATCCCTTACTTCGAAATCCTCCGACTTAATTCTTTTTTGGTTAAATAATTTTAGAGTAAACCAATCACAAAATAGAGGACGCAAAGGTTCAATCATATCACAGCCAAGACTCAGTCTTCCATATTCTAGACTATGTAAAAAACCGATGAATGGATCAAAACCTATTCCATCAATGTAAGCTGCAATACGATTAGTGAGAATAGTGTATAACAAAGAAAGAACAGAGTTACCAACATCTCGGCGGTCTTTTGCTTCTTCCGTTGAATACTC
This genomic window contains:
- the cas2 gene encoding CRISPR-associated endonuclease Cas2, which encodes MGDKRRAKVVKILQGYGNRVQKSVFELRLHKKEELTIC
- the cas1 gene encoding CRISPR-associated endonuclease Cas1 is translated as MESCLYLLEEFSKNASVELRLEIQALRAVRLEANEAKDIPALMGYEGILQRGIMKIMEGSSKKKEYSTEEAKDRRDVGNSVLSLLYTILTNRIAAYIDGIGFDPFIGFLHSLEYGRLSLGCDMIEPLRPLFCDWFTLKLFNQKRIKSEDFEVRDNGYYLNDLSRKKFYPLLHNELKENRDYLYMRGELLDWVKFQTGVDEKVFTDGSVISLKEFSKSKDMNAAG